One part of the Polyangiaceae bacterium genome encodes these proteins:
- a CDS encoding CDGSH iron-sulfur domain-containing protein has product MSNPEAALVIQSREELAELLTEACEIEHNLMCCYLYAAWSLKTAEDGLEGAQLTAVERWRNSIVNVAIDEMAHLVNANNLLVAIGGPPHLRRPNFPIPRGYHPADIVVELHPFDQSTIDHFVFLERPEGVDHPDGAGFSHSVRYRRVFSSQMLLPSAQDYGTVGHMYREVRAGVERLVATLGEEALFVGDPAVQLGPDLVNLEGVVAVVDAASAYQAIDEVVAQGEGHSEESPDSHYRRFRAIQDEYRELQAADPSFVPARDVAKNPVQRFPPAPEGKTWVEEPSAARVLDFGNAIYNQMLRLLAVAYSPVSAGERRAAVDEAVAIMHALPDVSDVLTALPARPEGGECAGISFAMTRQLRVPGAASAMQLLAERTDELARGAELLKDVSPRFEAIASNLVGSADRLRAQAPERPRRRLDVLPEAPAAVQPAAVQPTAAQAAAPAEAAADEPAAEVVEGQALTLSFDSKRCIHARFCVLGAPRVFLANTPGEWIYPDQMPAEELAAIARRCPSGAITYTRKDGGFDEQAPEVNTLHIRENGPYAVVADLHVSGQDPRFRATLCRCGASKHKPYCDGSHNAAGFAASGEPATGDTTSLAARDGRLTVEPLHDGPLSVSGNLEICAGTGRTVARITRAKLCRCGGSANKPFCDGTHRRIGFRSES; this is encoded by the coding sequence ATGTCGAACCCCGAAGCCGCCCTCGTCATCCAATCCCGTGAAGAGCTCGCCGAGTTGCTCACGGAGGCGTGCGAGATCGAGCACAACCTGATGTGCTGCTACCTGTACGCGGCATGGTCTCTCAAGACCGCGGAGGACGGCTTGGAGGGCGCGCAGCTCACCGCGGTGGAGCGTTGGCGAAACAGCATCGTCAATGTCGCCATCGACGAGATGGCGCACCTCGTCAACGCGAACAACTTGCTCGTGGCAATCGGTGGTCCGCCACACCTCAGGCGTCCGAACTTCCCGATCCCGCGGGGCTATCACCCCGCGGACATCGTGGTGGAGCTCCACCCCTTCGATCAGAGCACGATCGATCACTTCGTGTTCCTGGAGCGGCCAGAGGGGGTGGACCACCCAGATGGCGCCGGCTTCTCTCATTCCGTGCGGTATCGCCGCGTGTTCAGCTCGCAGATGCTGCTGCCCTCGGCTCAGGACTACGGCACGGTCGGTCATATGTATCGTGAGGTGCGCGCGGGCGTCGAGCGGTTGGTGGCGACCCTGGGGGAAGAAGCGCTCTTCGTTGGTGACCCAGCGGTACAGCTTGGCCCTGACCTGGTGAACCTCGAGGGTGTCGTTGCGGTCGTGGATGCTGCTTCCGCCTACCAAGCAATCGACGAAGTCGTGGCGCAAGGCGAGGGCCACAGCGAGGAGTCGCCCGACTCTCACTATCGACGTTTTCGCGCGATCCAAGACGAATATCGTGAGCTCCAGGCGGCGGATCCGAGCTTCGTCCCGGCGAGGGACGTCGCGAAGAATCCGGTGCAGCGGTTTCCTCCGGCCCCCGAGGGCAAGACCTGGGTGGAGGAACCAAGCGCCGCGCGAGTGCTCGACTTTGGCAACGCCATCTACAACCAAATGCTACGACTGCTTGCGGTTGCGTACTCCCCCGTGTCCGCGGGCGAACGACGTGCGGCGGTGGATGAAGCCGTTGCAATCATGCACGCGTTGCCGGATGTCAGCGACGTGTTGACAGCACTTCCCGCTCGACCCGAAGGCGGAGAATGCGCTGGGATCTCCTTCGCGATGACGCGCCAACTGCGAGTCCCAGGGGCGGCCTCTGCCATGCAGCTCCTCGCGGAGCGAACTGACGAGCTTGCGCGGGGCGCTGAGTTGCTGAAGGACGTTTCCCCGAGGTTTGAGGCCATCGCGAGCAACCTGGTTGGCAGCGCTGACCGGCTCCGCGCACAAGCGCCGGAGCGCCCGCGGAGGCGCCTCGACGTGCTCCCCGAAGCTCCTGCCGCAGTTCAGCCCGCCGCAGTTCAGCCCACCGCAGCCCAGGCGGCGGCACCCGCTGAAGCCGCAGCGGACGAACCTGCCGCGGAGGTGGTCGAAGGCCAAGCGCTGACTCTGAGCTTCGACAGCAAGCGTTGCATCCACGCCCGCTTTTGCGTGTTGGGCGCGCCACGGGTCTTCCTCGCGAACACCCCGGGAGAGTGGATCTATCCAGACCAAATGCCGGCTGAGGAGCTGGCGGCGATCGCCAGGCGCTGTCCGTCCGGTGCGATCACCTACACGCGCAAGGACGGCGGCTTCGACGAACAAGCGCCGGAGGTGAATACGCTGCACATCCGGGAGAACGGGCCGTACGCCGTGGTCGCCGACCTGCACGTGTCAGGGCAAGACCCGCGTTTCCGCGCGACACTGTGTCGTTGTGGCGCCTCCAAGCACAAGCCGTACTGTGACGGCAGCCACAACGCTGCGGGCTTCGCGGCGAGCGGCGAGCCCGCCACCGGGGACACCACCAGCCTCGCCGCGAGAGACGGTCGCTTGACGGTGGAGCCCCTGCATGACGGTCCACTTTCGGTGAGCGGCAACCTGGAAATCTGCGCCGGCACTGGGCGCACCGTCGCGCGGATCACGCGGGCGAAGCTCTGCCGGTGTGGCGGCTCAGCGAACAAGCCATTCTGCGATGGCACCCATCGCCGCATTGGTTTCCGCTCGGAATCTTAG
- a CDS encoding AraC family transcriptional regulator, translating to MARSSVALDVVRPALRAATAHGVRDALLVAARIDAAQLDDPKAQITERQHAALWEALPRLTGVPEIGLEVGRVHALPETFGLLGFLAASSETIGEALEQIVAYHALVSRRSQIELLLGRRARIQIASVDGQTWPAALSDSWVATYATLPARVTGTPVAAERVGVMHAKPTYAEVYPASLGARAVFGQQHNFVELPREVLELPLSGRAPELAAVLRGAARDALERLPEEDLLLARLSALTLEALPRGRPKVDVLARRLGLGARSLQRRLMERGLTYSAFLDQTLKKRAEEQLEHTARGVSDIALELGFDDASAFARAFKRWTGTSPSAWRKRASC from the coding sequence ATGGCTCGAAGTAGCGTGGCGCTCGATGTGGTGCGTCCCGCGCTCCGTGCAGCGACAGCGCACGGGGTGAGGGACGCGCTGCTCGTTGCCGCGAGGATTGATGCAGCCCAGCTCGACGATCCCAAGGCGCAAATCACCGAGCGGCAGCACGCGGCGCTGTGGGAAGCCCTACCGAGGCTGACGGGTGTGCCGGAGATCGGGCTCGAGGTGGGGCGCGTGCATGCCCTGCCGGAGACGTTTGGCCTACTGGGCTTTCTCGCCGCAAGCTCCGAGACGATTGGCGAAGCCCTCGAGCAGATCGTCGCGTACCACGCCCTCGTGAGTCGGCGCAGCCAGATTGAGCTGCTGCTGGGGCGCCGCGCGCGCATCCAAATCGCGTCCGTCGACGGTCAGACGTGGCCCGCGGCGTTGAGCGACAGCTGGGTGGCGACTTACGCAACCCTTCCGGCGCGGGTCACCGGTACGCCCGTCGCCGCCGAGCGCGTTGGGGTCATGCACGCGAAGCCTACGTACGCTGAGGTGTACCCCGCTTCACTTGGCGCTCGCGCCGTGTTTGGGCAGCAGCACAACTTCGTGGAGTTGCCGCGGGAGGTACTGGAGCTGCCGCTCTCCGGTCGAGCTCCGGAGCTCGCTGCTGTATTGAGAGGCGCGGCGCGTGACGCGCTCGAGCGCTTACCAGAAGAGGACTTGCTCCTGGCGCGGCTGTCGGCCCTGACCCTCGAAGCGTTGCCGCGCGGTAGGCCGAAGGTCGACGTCCTGGCTCGGCGCCTGGGTCTTGGCGCGCGCTCCTTGCAGCGGAGGCTGATGGAGCGCGGACTGACCTACAGCGCGTTCCTCGACCAGACGCTGAAAAAGCGCGCTGAGGAGCAGCTCGAGCACACTGCACGCGGTGTTTCCGACATCGCCCTCGAGCTAGGCTTCGACGACGCGAGCGCTTTCGCGCGGGCCTTCAAGCGCTGGACGGGTACTTCGCCCAGTGCCTGGCGCAAGCGTGCCAGCTGCTAG
- a CDS encoding SRPBCC family protein, which translates to MEFANIHQRWMPGDAGRAAQLLDSLAGPGDRLWPKQSWPAIRFPQPLEVGARGGHGPIRYRVEAYEPGRQISFRFLPETGFEGSHWFEVVPRDGGILLRHGLEARSGFFGSLYWSLAIRFLHDALVEDALDNAERALTGDVKRPARWSPWVRALRLGMRALNRVPAEASAV; encoded by the coding sequence ATGGAATTCGCCAATATTCATCAACGTTGGATGCCTGGGGACGCTGGGCGAGCCGCCCAGTTGCTGGACAGCTTGGCCGGTCCTGGAGATCGCCTCTGGCCCAAACAGAGCTGGCCAGCGATTCGCTTTCCCCAACCGCTCGAGGTCGGGGCGCGCGGCGGACATGGACCGATCCGCTATCGCGTCGAGGCGTACGAGCCTGGACGCCAGATCAGCTTCCGGTTCCTGCCGGAAACGGGCTTCGAGGGCAGCCATTGGTTCGAGGTGGTGCCCCGGGATGGGGGCATTCTGTTGCGGCACGGACTGGAGGCTCGCAGTGGCTTCTTTGGCAGCCTGTACTGGAGCCTGGCGATCCGCTTCTTGCACGATGCGCTGGTGGAGGACGCTCTGGATAACGCCGAGCGGGCGCTGACCGGTGACGTGAAGCGCCCCGCCCGCTGGTCTCCCTGGGTCAGGGCGCTCCGGCTGGGGATGCGCGCTCTGAATCGGGTGCCTGCCGAGGCGTCTGCGGTGTGA
- a CDS encoding TetR/AcrR family transcriptional regulator, translating into MARIAKFSDDQLIEAARQLILEGGPGAATVNAIASRVGAPVGSVYHRFRSRELILAHVLLDAVAAFQEPYLEFASRPEATPGGIAAHFIEWVVAHPEDAKLLALYRRSEFLSGAVPEELRARAERLQTEIYEWMRLLCRRWFGRVSQRAEDAVRLALLEIPYGAVRGRLGRSERFPEDLARLVAAAADAVIASAKEK; encoded by the coding sequence GTGGCTCGCATTGCGAAGTTCAGCGACGACCAGCTGATTGAGGCGGCTCGTCAGCTCATCCTGGAGGGAGGCCCCGGCGCGGCCACCGTCAACGCCATCGCCAGCCGGGTGGGCGCGCCGGTTGGCTCCGTCTACCACCGCTTTCGCTCTCGCGAGCTGATCCTGGCCCATGTGCTGCTGGACGCCGTGGCTGCGTTTCAAGAGCCCTACCTGGAGTTCGCGAGCCGCCCCGAGGCGACGCCTGGAGGCATCGCGGCGCACTTCATCGAGTGGGTCGTGGCCCATCCAGAAGACGCAAAGCTCTTGGCGCTGTATCGGCGTAGCGAGTTCCTATCAGGCGCCGTTCCCGAAGAGCTGCGCGCCCGCGCCGAGCGCCTGCAGACGGAGATCTACGAGTGGATGCGGCTCTTGTGTCGGCGCTGGTTTGGCCGGGTCTCCCAGCGCGCAGAAGACGCCGTGCGCCTTGCGCTACTCGAAATTCCGTACGGCGCTGTCAGGGGAAGGCTCGGGCGCAGCGAGCGTTTCCCAGAGGATCTAGCGCGACTGGTGGCTGCCGCGGCGGACGCGGTCATCGCCAGCGCGAAGGAGAAATAG
- a CDS encoding aldo/keto reductase, which yields MKQLTFGNSGLRISELCLGAITFGDPRSFGTSAEESLRMLGAFADAGGTFIDTAHLYAAGESERLVGEFISSDRHNYVVSTKYTPAREGGPRRAGNGRKNMLRSIDESLRRLNTDYIDVYWLHARDNETPWQEILRGLDDLVRMGKVLYVAVSDTPAWDIARAHTLSELRGWSSFVGIQVEFSLVERSAERDLFPMAAALGLGVTAWAPLAAGVLSGKYAKPGSEPTRLQANGIPERSLRIAKLVSEIAAQVEATPAQVALAWIQHQRVGQSRVIPILGARTLEQLQQNLGCLDVKLTPEQLARLDAETRQPLGFPHEFLQSEMMRRFLSGGEPDALEGRHA from the coding sequence ATGAAACAGCTCACCTTTGGAAACAGCGGTCTTCGCATCTCAGAGCTCTGCCTCGGGGCGATCACCTTCGGCGACCCTCGGAGCTTCGGCACCAGCGCGGAAGAAAGTCTGCGCATGTTGGGAGCCTTCGCGGACGCCGGGGGCACCTTCATCGACACCGCGCATCTGTACGCGGCCGGCGAGAGCGAACGCCTGGTGGGCGAGTTCATCTCGAGCGACCGCCACAACTACGTCGTCTCGACCAAGTACACCCCAGCGCGGGAAGGCGGCCCGCGGCGAGCGGGCAACGGTCGCAAGAACATGCTGCGCTCGATCGACGAGAGCCTGCGCCGGCTGAACACCGACTACATCGACGTGTACTGGCTGCATGCTCGGGACAACGAGACGCCGTGGCAGGAGATCCTGCGCGGGCTGGACGATTTGGTGCGCATGGGCAAGGTGCTGTACGTCGCGGTGTCAGACACGCCGGCCTGGGACATCGCCCGGGCCCACACTCTCAGTGAGCTGCGCGGCTGGTCCTCCTTCGTGGGTATCCAGGTGGAATTTAGTTTGGTCGAACGCAGCGCCGAGCGCGATCTCTTCCCCATGGCCGCGGCGCTGGGTTTGGGTGTCACCGCCTGGGCGCCTCTGGCTGCTGGCGTGCTCTCAGGCAAGTATGCCAAGCCCGGCAGTGAGCCGACGCGCCTCCAAGCAAATGGGATCCCCGAACGTTCCCTGCGCATCGCAAAGCTAGTCAGCGAGATCGCCGCACAGGTCGAAGCGACGCCGGCTCAGGTAGCCCTCGCCTGGATCCAGCACCAGCGCGTCGGTCAGAGCCGGGTGATTCCGATCCTGGGCGCCAGGACCCTCGAGCAGCTGCAACAGAACCTCGGCTGCCTCGACGTGAAGCTGACACCGGAGCAGTTGGCGCGCCTCGATGCAGAGACACGCCAGCCGCTGGGCTTTCCTCATGAGTTTCTGCAGAGCGAGATGATGCGGCGCTTCTTGAGCGGCGGCGAGCCCGACGCCCTGGAAGGTCGACACGCCTGA
- a CDS encoding LysR family transcriptional regulator — translation MLGRLASFLSVAELRSFSKAARVLGMSPSAVSQAVSQLEAELDVVLLVRSTRSVRVTDVGARLVSEAGGSIRAAQNALSAIGAGDEPPWGKLRLSVPRVAVRCGLAPVLLEFAKRYPDVTVDVTVDDRTVDIVADGYDAGVRSRESTQKDMLTARLTAPIRFVVVGSPEYFASHGVPKRPEDLLQHTCLGWHSLASENEYRWEFQRRGKDLEIAVTGNIVSNDHDVLVQAALDGLGLAYTTLPEVAPELEAGSLKAVLESFSVSVPGLFLYYPASSRKLPKLRAFVDCALAVCNGNP, via the coding sequence ATGTTGGGGCGCCTGGCAAGCTTCCTCAGCGTGGCGGAGCTGCGGAGCTTCTCGAAAGCCGCTCGAGTGTTGGGCATGTCGCCCTCGGCGGTGAGCCAAGCCGTGTCTCAGCTGGAAGCTGAGCTCGACGTGGTGCTGCTCGTGCGCAGCACGCGCAGCGTGCGAGTGACCGATGTCGGAGCGCGGCTGGTGAGCGAGGCAGGCGGGTCTATCCGTGCGGCACAGAACGCGCTCAGCGCGATCGGAGCCGGTGACGAGCCGCCTTGGGGCAAGCTCCGCTTGAGCGTGCCCCGAGTCGCCGTCCGCTGTGGACTCGCCCCGGTGCTCTTGGAGTTTGCCAAGCGCTACCCCGACGTGACCGTAGATGTGACGGTGGATGACCGCACGGTAGACATCGTCGCCGACGGCTACGACGCGGGTGTACGCTCTCGGGAGTCCACGCAGAAAGACATGCTGACGGCTCGCCTCACCGCCCCCATCCGCTTCGTCGTCGTGGGTTCGCCGGAGTACTTCGCTTCCCACGGCGTACCGAAGCGGCCCGAAGACCTGCTCCAGCACACCTGCCTCGGCTGGCACTCCCTGGCCTCCGAGAACGAGTATCGCTGGGAGTTCCAACGCCGCGGCAAAGACCTGGAAATCGCGGTGACCGGCAACATCGTCTCGAATGATCACGACGTGCTCGTACAAGCCGCGTTGGATGGCCTCGGCTTGGCTTACACGACGCTACCCGAGGTGGCTCCGGAGCTGGAAGCGGGAAGCTTGAAGGCCGTGTTAGAGAGCTTCAGCGTCAGCGTCCCAGGGCTATTTCTCTACTACCCCGCTTCCTCGAGGAAGCTGCCCAAGCTGCGAGCCTTCGTGGACTGTGCGCTAGCTGTCTGCAACGGCAATCCGTAG
- a CDS encoding class I SAM-dependent methyltransferase, with the protein MKAGQASRTAVMVCQGRAWAHAAGNCPRFSDPTAMDLLPADAAEDVRATLEGRLLLSPRSRFTRTHLIRNGLVQAVRTVAIDDAVRRKSTRQLVILGAGLDGRAWRMPELQETTVFEVDHPDTQRAKQAALGERAPCAKEVRFAAVDFTRDDLAERLAASGHDAELPTTWIWEGVVMYLTPEQVEATLSVIRDRSAKGSRLIIVYHRPAWVLKLVNLFVSRLGEPFRSTFSEGAMRALLARYGFQVSEDRSAAEVGGSLSAAVGQATRFATHLRIAVADS; encoded by the coding sequence ATGAAGGCAGGGCAAGCAAGTCGGACGGCGGTGATGGTGTGTCAGGGACGCGCTTGGGCCCATGCAGCAGGCAACTGTCCGCGCTTCAGCGATCCGACGGCGATGGATCTGCTGCCTGCGGACGCCGCGGAGGACGTGCGCGCAACCCTCGAAGGTCGCCTCCTACTCAGCCCGCGCAGCCGTTTCACGCGCACCCATTTGATCCGCAACGGCCTGGTGCAAGCCGTGCGCACGGTTGCCATCGATGATGCAGTGCGCAGAAAATCCACGCGGCAACTCGTGATCCTAGGCGCCGGGCTCGATGGTCGCGCCTGGCGCATGCCTGAGCTTCAGGAGACTACGGTGTTCGAGGTCGATCACCCCGACACCCAGCGCGCCAAGCAAGCGGCGCTCGGAGAACGCGCGCCGTGCGCCAAGGAGGTTCGCTTTGCTGCGGTCGATTTCACCCGCGACGACTTGGCGGAGCGGCTCGCTGCTTCAGGTCACGACGCTGAGCTGCCAACGACGTGGATTTGGGAGGGGGTCGTGATGTACCTCACGCCGGAGCAGGTCGAGGCCACGTTGAGCGTGATCCGGGATCGCTCAGCCAAAGGGAGCCGCCTGATCATCGTCTACCACCGCCCGGCGTGGGTGCTGAAGCTGGTGAACCTCTTCGTGTCGCGCCTGGGTGAGCCGTTTCGCTCCACCTTCTCCGAGGGCGCGATGCGCGCGTTGCTCGCGCGCTATGGCTTTCAAGTGAGCGAAGACCGGAGCGCGGCGGAGGTCGGTGGGTCGTTGTCAGCGGCGGTAGGCCAGGCCACGCGCTTCGCGACCCACCTACGGATTGCCGTTGCAGACAGCTAG
- a CDS encoding MFS transporter, which yields MIATFRSLNGFNYRLWAAGALVSNIGTWMQRTAQDWLVLTGLTHHNATAVGTVMALQFGPRVVLLPLTGYAADRFELRKLLYVTQALLALLALGLGLMTLSGHIQLWHVYGFAFGLGCVTAFDAPARQAFVSELVEPKDLPNAVGLNSTSFNAARMIGPAVAGLLIAGVGTGWVFVLNAASFVAVLISLTQLRGAELQTRRVGQSPGKLFDGFVYVWQRRDLRGAMLMFCIIGTFALNLPIFVSTMSAITFGRGPGEYGLATSVMAIGSVTGALFIASQSAPSFKRLLLSASAMAVAFALAGLAPSYITFCLALVSVGVSVQSFTTGANSYIQLNTAPHMRGRVLAIMLAVALGTTPLGAPLVGWIADHWSPRWSLAVGSVAGLVAAAVGFYFLRATNSGLGTEQPPSPARRPPDLSPTPPPGR from the coding sequence TTGATCGCCACTTTCCGTTCCTTGAACGGCTTCAACTACCGCCTGTGGGCGGCGGGTGCGCTGGTGTCGAACATCGGTACCTGGATGCAGCGCACGGCGCAGGACTGGCTCGTACTGACGGGCCTCACGCATCACAACGCCACAGCGGTCGGCACCGTGATGGCGCTGCAGTTTGGCCCGCGCGTGGTGTTGCTACCGCTCACGGGCTACGCGGCGGATCGCTTCGAGCTGCGCAAGCTGCTGTACGTGACTCAAGCACTGCTGGCGCTCTTGGCGCTCGGCCTGGGCCTGATGACGCTGTCCGGTCACATCCAGCTCTGGCACGTCTACGGCTTTGCGTTTGGCCTGGGGTGCGTGACGGCGTTCGACGCGCCAGCTCGTCAGGCGTTCGTCTCAGAGCTGGTCGAGCCGAAGGATCTGCCGAACGCAGTCGGGCTGAACTCCACGTCGTTCAACGCCGCGCGCATGATCGGCCCCGCAGTGGCTGGTCTGCTGATCGCGGGTGTCGGCACCGGCTGGGTGTTCGTGCTCAACGCGGCGTCGTTCGTCGCGGTGCTGATTTCATTGACGCAGCTGCGCGGTGCGGAGCTGCAGACGCGGCGCGTTGGCCAGTCGCCGGGCAAGCTGTTCGATGGCTTCGTTTACGTGTGGCAACGCCGCGACCTACGAGGCGCGATGTTGATGTTCTGCATCATCGGCACGTTTGCGCTCAACTTGCCGATCTTCGTCTCGACGATGTCTGCCATCACGTTCGGCCGTGGCCCCGGCGAATATGGCCTCGCCACCTCCGTGATGGCGATCGGCTCGGTGACGGGTGCACTGTTCATCGCGAGCCAGAGCGCGCCGAGCTTCAAGCGCCTGCTCTTGAGCGCATCGGCGATGGCAGTCGCGTTTGCTCTGGCTGGGCTGGCGCCGAGCTACATCACCTTCTGCCTGGCGTTGGTCAGCGTCGGCGTCTCCGTACAGAGCTTCACGACCGGCGCGAACAGCTACATTCAGCTCAACACAGCGCCACACATGCGAGGCCGCGTGCTGGCGATCATGCTCGCAGTGGCGCTCGGCACCACACCCCTCGGCGCGCCGCTGGTCGGCTGGATTGCCGACCACTGGAGCCCGCGCTGGTCCCTCGCAGTCGGTTCGGTGGCTGGCTTGGTCGCGGCGGCGGTCGGATTCTATTTCCTCCGGGCAACCAACTCAGGACTAGGCACCGAGCAGCCCCCGAGTCCCGCTCGGAGGCCGCCCGATTTATCGCCTACGCCGCCACCGGGACGCTGA
- the recA gene encoding recombinase RecA, with protein MGAVEKQFGKNAIMRLGDDHAVEPVEVIPSGSLALDKALGVGGYPRGRVIEIFGPESSGKTTLTLHAIAELQAAGGVAAFIDAEHAFDLRYAKGIGVNLGGLLISQPDNGEQALDIVELLTKSGVVDLIVIDSVAALVPRAEIEGDMGDSHMGLQARLMSQALRKLNGAASRTGTTLMFINQLRQKIGVVFGNPETTTGGTALKFYSSVRLDVRRIGKVQSGDAVVGNRTRVKVVKNKVGAPFTEAEFDIRWGTGIDAAADLLDAAVVTGAVAKNGAHYARDGKSFAQGREKAREVLMADAQLMGSLHKATREALLSVPVAA; from the coding sequence ATGGGCGCTGTCGAGAAGCAGTTCGGCAAGAACGCGATCATGCGCCTTGGAGATGACCACGCAGTGGAGCCGGTGGAGGTGATTCCGTCGGGATCACTTGCTCTCGATAAAGCGCTGGGTGTCGGTGGTTATCCGCGTGGGCGCGTCATCGAGATTTTTGGGCCGGAATCCAGCGGGAAGACCACGCTGACGCTGCACGCCATCGCCGAGCTACAGGCGGCGGGCGGAGTCGCGGCGTTCATCGACGCGGAGCATGCCTTCGATCTGCGCTACGCAAAGGGGATCGGCGTGAACCTGGGCGGGCTCCTGATCTCGCAGCCGGACAACGGCGAGCAGGCCCTGGATATCGTGGAGCTGCTGACGAAGAGCGGTGTCGTGGACTTGATCGTGATCGACTCAGTGGCGGCGCTGGTGCCGCGTGCGGAGATCGAAGGCGATATGGGAGACTCCCACATGGGTCTTCAAGCGAGGTTGATGAGCCAAGCGTTGCGCAAGCTGAACGGCGCCGCGTCGCGCACGGGCACCACGCTGATGTTCATCAACCAGCTTCGCCAGAAGATCGGCGTGGTGTTCGGCAATCCGGAGACGACCACCGGCGGCACCGCGCTCAAGTTCTACTCCAGCGTGCGCCTCGACGTGCGTCGCATCGGCAAGGTGCAATCCGGAGACGCCGTGGTGGGCAACCGAACGCGGGTGAAGGTGGTGAAGAACAAGGTCGGCGCTCCGTTCACTGAGGCCGAGTTCGACATCCGTTGGGGCACCGGCATCGACGCGGCTGCAGACTTGCTCGACGCCGCGGTCGTCACTGGCGCGGTCGCGAAGAACGGCGCGCACTACGCGAGGGACGGCAAGAGCTTCGCTCAAGGCCGTGAAAAGGCGCGAGAGGTGTTGATGGCGGACGCGCAGCTGATGGGCAGCCTGCACAAGGCAACCCGCGAGGCGCTGCTCAGCGTCCCGGTGGCGGCGTAG
- a CDS encoding YifB family Mg chelatase-like AAA ATPase: MVAVASHNAPIQGKPLGLCCVEASALIGLEAHSIRVEVCCTRGPALFQLVGLADAAVREARVRITSSLARLGILVDEYALTVNLAPADLRKTGASLDVAMALGVLGAIGKLDPKRLEGVLVLGELSLGGELQPVRGVLPQLEGARTRGLRVAIVPRGNRREAGLVEGMQVLAAEDLAAVYAHLLGEERLPEVPLTDFQPESQASRELDLSDVRGQSLARRALEVVAAGGHNLLMIGPPGGGKTLLARLLPSILPPLSFSEAIEATAIHSVAGLIEPARGVVSRRPFRAPHHSVSDAALVGGGELPRPGEVSLAHHGVLFLDELAEFRRNTLESLRQPLEDGTVLVSRARARAVFPARAMVVAAVNPCPCGYYGHPRRHCRCGELQRKRYLSRLSGPLLDRLDVHVSVQPVAVEALTSKRSGETSAVVRERVIAARQRQIARQAAGETRAPYNAQLSAKEVELVAKPDREATTVLTRSVNQLGLSARAFVRVLRVARSIADLEGDARVRKAHVIEAVQGRLLDREPI, encoded by the coding sequence ATGGTTGCCGTAGCGAGTCACAACGCGCCCATTCAGGGCAAGCCTCTTGGCCTGTGCTGCGTGGAGGCGAGCGCGCTGATAGGTCTCGAAGCCCACTCTATCCGTGTGGAAGTGTGCTGCACCCGTGGGCCTGCGCTGTTTCAGCTGGTTGGCCTCGCCGATGCTGCCGTGCGTGAGGCGCGGGTTCGCATCACGAGCTCCCTCGCACGCCTGGGTATTCTGGTCGACGAATATGCGCTGACGGTGAACCTCGCTCCGGCCGATCTCAGAAAGACTGGCGCGAGCCTGGACGTTGCCATGGCCCTTGGGGTGCTGGGTGCGATCGGCAAGCTCGACCCCAAACGTCTAGAAGGTGTGCTCGTCCTCGGGGAGCTTTCCTTGGGGGGAGAGCTACAGCCGGTGCGCGGTGTGTTGCCCCAGCTCGAAGGCGCGCGCACCCGCGGTCTGCGGGTCGCCATTGTGCCGCGTGGAAATAGGCGCGAGGCGGGCCTGGTGGAAGGCATGCAGGTGCTCGCCGCGGAAGATCTGGCGGCGGTGTACGCGCACCTGCTGGGCGAAGAACGCTTGCCAGAGGTACCGCTCACGGATTTCCAGCCAGAGTCCCAGGCGAGTCGTGAGCTCGACCTGTCGGATGTGCGCGGTCAGTCCCTCGCGCGGCGAGCTCTCGAAGTGGTCGCCGCGGGGGGCCACAACCTGCTGATGATCGGTCCGCCGGGGGGTGGCAAGACGCTGCTCGCGCGGCTCTTGCCGAGCATCCTGCCACCGCTCTCGTTCAGTGAGGCCATCGAGGCGACGGCGATTCACAGCGTGGCCGGTTTGATCGAACCGGCGCGTGGCGTGGTCAGTCGGCGACCGTTTCGTGCGCCCCATCACTCAGTCAGTGATGCGGCGTTGGTCGGCGGCGGAGAGCTTCCGCGGCCTGGCGAAGTGAGCCTGGCGCATCACGGGGTGCTCTTCCTCGACGAACTAGCGGAGTTCCGGCGGAACACCCTGGAGAGCCTGCGCCAACCGCTCGAAGATGGGACCGTGCTCGTGAGTCGCGCTCGAGCCCGCGCCGTGTTTCCTGCGCGAGCGATGGTCGTCGCCGCAGTCAATCCATGTCCGTGCGGATATTATGGTCATCCGCGCCGCCATTGCCGCTGTGGCGAGCTGCAGCGCAAGCGCTACCTCTCGCGGCTCTCGGGTCCGCTGCTCGATCGCTTGGACGTGCACGTGTCCGTGCAACCCGTGGCCGTCGAGGCGCTGACTAGCAAGCGATCGGGGGAGACGTCGGCTGTGGTTCGTGAGCGAGTGATCGCCGCGCGCCAGCGCCAGATCGCGCGTCAGGCGGCCGGGGAGACGCGGGCCCCGTACAACGCGCAGCTATCCGCCAAGGAAGTCGAGCTAGTGGCCAAGCCGGATCGGGAGGCGACCACGGTGCTGACGCGGTCGGTGAATCAACTAGGGCTGTCGGCGCGCGCATTCGTGAGGGTGCTGCGAGTTGCCCGGAGCATCGCCGACTTGGAGGGCGACGCGCGGGTGCGCAAGGCGCATGTGATTGAAGCGGTCCAGGGGCGCCTGCTCGATCGCGAACCGATTTAG